One genomic segment of Pedobacter endophyticus includes these proteins:
- a CDS encoding helix-turn-helix domain-containing protein yields MNWKVLKTESDYAKACIRLMEIFHAEPNSEEADELDLLIVLVKDYDDKNYQLPELNVLEVIKYKMEEAGMKAKDLEPIIGSKGHVSAVLSGKRDITLKMAQKLKNYFNIPADVFLHSA; encoded by the coding sequence ATGAATTGGAAAGTTTTAAAAACAGAATCAGATTATGCAAAAGCTTGCATTCGATTAATGGAAATTTTCCATGCAGAACCAAATAGCGAGGAAGCTGATGAATTGGACTTATTAATAGTATTGGTAAAGGATTATGACGATAAAAACTATCAGTTGCCAGAGTTAAATGTTTTAGAGGTTATTAAATATAAGATGGAAGAAGCAGGTATGAAAGCCAAGGACTTAGAGCCGATAATTGGTAGCAAAGGACATGTTTCGGCTGTATTATCTGGCAAAAGAGATATCACTTTGAAAATGGCCCAAAAGCTCAAGAATTATTTTAATATCCCCGCTGATGTTTTTTTGCATTCAGCATAG
- the typA gene encoding translational GTPase TypA, which yields MQKIRNIAIIAHVDHGKTTLVDKILHSCSIFRDNEQTGELILDNNDLERERGITIVSKNVSVRYKDVKINIIDTPGHADFGGEVERVLKMADGVLLLCDAFEGAMPQTRFVTQKALALGLKPIVVVNKVDKENCRPEEVYEQIFELFFNLEATEEQLDFPVIYGSSKQGWMTTDWKVPTTDIFPLLDAVVANIPPAPINEGTLQMQITSLDYSSFVGRIAIGRVHRGTIKENQPVTLIKRDGKMVKSRVKELYTFEGLGKVKATEVSSGDICAVVGIDGFDIGDTIADFDAPEQLPVISIDEPTMNMLFTINNSPFFGKEGKLVTSQRIKDRLIKEMEKNLALKVVETASPDSWLVYGRGILHLSVLIETMRREGYELQVGQPQVIVKEIDGKKHEPIETLIVDVPAEVSGKVIELVTQRKGELLIMEPKGDLQHLEFEIPSRGIIGLRNNVLTATAGEAIMAHRFKAYEPWKGTIPGRLNGVLISMEKGQTTAYSIDKLQDRGRFFIDPGVDVYEGQIMGEHIRDNDLVVNVVKGKALTNMRASGTDDNTRIAPAIKFSLEEAMEYIQADEYIEVTPASMRLRKIFLTEQERKVKGKQFA from the coding sequence ATGCAAAAGATTAGAAATATAGCTATTATAGCACACGTTGACCACGGCAAAACTACGTTGGTTGATAAGATTTTACACTCTTGTTCTATTTTTCGTGACAACGAACAAACAGGAGAGTTGATATTGGATAATAACGATTTAGAGCGTGAACGTGGTATTACCATCGTATCTAAAAACGTTTCTGTAAGATATAAAGATGTAAAAATCAATATTATCGATACACCTGGTCACGCGGATTTCGGCGGCGAAGTTGAGCGTGTGCTGAAAATGGCCGACGGTGTACTTTTACTTTGCGATGCTTTTGAAGGTGCCATGCCTCAAACCCGTTTCGTAACACAAAAAGCTTTGGCTTTAGGCTTAAAGCCAATTGTTGTTGTAAACAAAGTTGATAAAGAAAACTGTCGCCCGGAAGAGGTTTACGAGCAAATTTTCGAATTGTTCTTTAATCTTGAGGCCACAGAAGAGCAGTTGGATTTCCCGGTAATTTACGGTTCATCTAAACAAGGATGGATGACTACCGATTGGAAAGTTCCAACTACCGATATTTTCCCTTTATTAGATGCTGTTGTGGCAAATATTCCACCTGCACCGATAAACGAGGGTACTTTACAAATGCAAATTACCTCTTTAGATTATTCATCTTTCGTAGGTCGTATTGCTATTGGCCGTGTTCACCGTGGTACAATTAAAGAAAACCAACCCGTTACTTTAATTAAACGCGACGGCAAAATGGTAAAATCGAGAGTAAAAGAATTGTATACTTTCGAAGGTTTAGGTAAAGTTAAAGCTACCGAAGTGAGCTCTGGCGATATCTGTGCTGTTGTTGGTATCGATGGTTTCGATATTGGCGATACCATTGCCGATTTTGATGCACCAGAACAATTGCCGGTAATCAGCATCGACGAGCCAACAATGAACATGTTGTTCACCATTAACAACTCTCCGTTTTTTGGTAAAGAAGGTAAATTGGTGACCTCTCAACGTATCAAAGATCGTTTGATTAAAGAGATGGAGAAAAACCTTGCATTAAAGGTTGTTGAAACGGCATCGCCTGATAGCTGGTTGGTTTATGGTCGTGGTATTCTCCATTTATCGGTATTGATCGAAACCATGCGTCGCGAAGGTTACGAATTGCAAGTAGGTCAGCCACAGGTAATTGTTAAAGAAATAGACGGTAAGAAACACGAGCCGATTGAAACTTTAATTGTTGATGTACCTGCAGAGGTATCGGGTAAGGTGATCGAATTGGTAACTCAGCGCAAAGGTGAGTTGTTGATTATGGAGCCGAAAGGCGATTTACAGCACTTAGAATTCGAAATTCCTTCGCGTGGTATTATCGGTTTGCGTAACAACGTATTAACTGCTACTGCTGGGGAGGCAATTATGGCACACCGCTTTAAGGCTTACGAGCCTTGGAAAGGTACAATCCCAGGTCGTTTAAATGGTGTATTAATTTCGATGGAAAAAGGCCAGACTACTGCTTATTCAATCGATAAGTTACAAGATAGAGGTCGTTTCTTTATCGATCCGGGAGTTGATGTTTACGAAGGACAGATTATGGGTGAGCACATCCGCGATAATGACCTGGTTGTAAACGTTGTTAAAGGAAAAGCATTAACCAACATGCGTGCATCGGGTACTGATGATAACACGCGTATTGCGCCAGCTATTAAATTCTCGTTAGAGGAAGCAATGGAGTATATCCAGGCTGACGAATATATTGAGGTTACACCGGCAAGCATGCGTTTACGTAAGATTTTCTTAACCGAGCAAGAACGTAAGGTTAAAGGAAAACAGTTTGCTTAA
- a CDS encoding type II toxin-antitoxin system HigB family toxin — protein sequence MKILVKKTIMFYANMYKASAIALSIWFDEFSKEDFNNFNELKEVYRNASVVKNSRVVFNIKGNDFRLVVSLNFIQKTCYVIWFGTHEEYDKINVETITFDTKILTNNWRQK from the coding sequence ATGAAAATCTTGGTCAAAAAAACCATAATGTTTTATGCAAATATGTATAAGGCTTCGGCTATCGCATTATCAATATGGTTTGATGAGTTTTCTAAAGAGGACTTTAATAATTTCAACGAATTAAAGGAGGTTTACCGAAATGCGAGCGTGGTTAAAAATTCAAGAGTAGTTTTTAACATCAAAGGAAATGACTTTCGATTAGTTGTTTCCCTTAATTTTATACAAAAAACATGCTATGTAATTTGGTTTGGTACCCATGAAGAATATGACAAGATAAACGTTGAAACAATTACTTTCGATACGAAGATTTTAACGAACAATTGGAGGCAAAAATGA